In Paenibacillus sonchi, a single genomic region encodes these proteins:
- a CDS encoding helix-turn-helix domain-containing protein → MPAIKGKKSKTYSYETKLEAIRLHMVEGWTYRKIMEKFEITDRHRLKTWMRKYRELGEFGLVDQRGRREQYVDQERQVKWLKQENEMLKKCLEIWMQEMKQSGM, encoded by the coding sequence ATGCCAGCGATTAAAGGAAAGAAGTCTAAAACGTATTCTTATGAAACAAAGCTGGAGGCAATACGTCTTCATATGGTCGAAGGTTGGACCTATCGTAAAATTATGGAGAAGTTCGAAATTACAGACAGACATCGGTTGAAAACATGGATGAGGAAATACCGGGAACTGGGAGAGTTCGGACTTGTGGACCAGCGAGGACGGCGAGAACAATATGTCGATCAAGAAAGACAGGTCAAATGGCTCAAACAGGAGAACGAAATGCTAAAAAAGTGCTTGGAAATCTGGATGCAGGAGATGAAACAGAGCGGTATGTAA
- a CDS encoding sensor histidine kinase, which yields MRISPPKNRGLWWHFVSLVFVIVVSFLLVMAILAYLYIRLGNDAMQHRNPFPPVLTIILFSLVIGTTITVTVGRKILAPIADLIKAAKEVSKGNFEIHLDESHRVGEISEAAHHFNIMVQELRSIETLRNDFVVNVSHEFKTPIAAIEGYATLLQEDNLSKKEHDEYTGMIIDSARQLSALSGNILKISKLENQELLTEQTEYRLDEQLRQALLLLESAWGPKQLNLNIDLDELHYYGNEELMMQVWLNVLGNAIKFTPEGGEISVSLRPGTPWITAVISDTGIGMTPKVRKHIFEKFYQGDPARSAEGNGLGLPLVARIISLSGGRIEVSSEPGVGSAFTLKLPGPVSAK from the coding sequence ATGAGGATAAGCCCCCCTAAAAACAGAGGCTTGTGGTGGCATTTTGTATCGTTGGTGTTTGTAATTGTTGTGTCCTTCCTCTTAGTCATGGCGATCTTGGCTTATCTATATATCCGTCTGGGCAACGATGCCATGCAGCATAGAAATCCTTTCCCGCCGGTCCTGACCATTATATTATTCAGCCTCGTCATCGGGACGACGATCACTGTGACCGTAGGCCGGAAAATACTGGCTCCCATCGCGGATCTGATCAAGGCGGCCAAGGAAGTCTCCAAAGGCAACTTCGAGATTCATTTGGATGAATCGCACCGGGTGGGCGAAATCAGCGAGGCCGCTCACCACTTCAATATTATGGTTCAGGAGCTGCGCAGCATCGAGACGCTCCGTAATGATTTCGTGGTCAATGTGTCTCACGAGTTCAAGACACCCATTGCGGCGATCGAGGGGTATGCCACCCTTTTGCAGGAAGATAATCTCAGTAAAAAAGAGCATGACGAATACACCGGAATGATTATAGACAGCGCCAGGCAGTTGTCCGCCCTATCCGGCAATATCCTCAAAATATCCAAGCTCGAAAACCAGGAACTGCTCACAGAACAAACAGAATACCGCCTGGATGAGCAGCTCCGGCAGGCATTGTTATTGCTGGAATCGGCTTGGGGGCCTAAGCAGTTGAACCTTAACATTGATCTGGACGAGCTTCACTATTACGGGAATGAAGAGCTGATGATGCAGGTATGGCTCAATGTGCTTGGCAATGCGATCAAATTCACGCCGGAAGGCGGAGAAATCTCGGTTTCTCTCCGGCCCGGCACCCCTTGGATTACGGCGGTCATCTCCGATACAGGAATAGGAATGACCCCGAAGGTCCGCAAGCATATTTTCGAGAAATTCTACCAGGGCGACCCCGCCCGCTCTGCCGAAGGCAACGGCCTCGGCCTGCCTTTGGTTGCCCGCATTATCAGCTTAAGCGGAGGAAGGATTGAGGTCAGCAGCGAGCCGGGGGTGGGGTCGGCTTTTACGCTTAAGCTGCCTGGGCCAGTCAGTGCAAAATAA
- a CDS encoding IS3 family transposase, protein MAQTGERNAKKVLGNLDAGDETERYVTIERASSEYPVRHLCKVFGVSRSGYYAFLKRKAFDRDREDRELVKKVYEHYNGVYGYRQIQLFLLQDHGVWMNHKKVLRLMQVLGIRSRIRRKHRCNYASSDGGRVAKNLLKRDFKADAPNQKWVTDVTQYRVGESWLYLSAVKDLFNNEIVAYHMSQKNDNPLVLQTFEKALNKTKDVTGLIVHSDQGFQYTSHAYHDMLPKVGARISMSRRGNCYDNASMESFFSHLKTEGLYPYDIRNLDEAQRRIEAYIQFYNQYRPQRRLNKLPPVEYRKQLTA, encoded by the coding sequence ATGGCTCAAACAGGAGAACGAAATGCTAAAAAAGTGCTTGGAAATCTGGATGCAGGAGATGAAACAGAGCGGTATGTAACAATTGAGAGAGCCTCAAGTGAATATCCGGTTCGTCATTTGTGCAAAGTGTTTGGGGTCTCCAGAAGCGGATATTACGCCTTTCTAAAGCGCAAAGCATTCGATCGGGACCGAGAAGATAGAGAACTTGTGAAGAAGGTTTACGAGCACTACAACGGAGTTTACGGATACCGACAGATCCAGTTATTCTTGCTGCAGGATCATGGAGTCTGGATGAATCATAAGAAGGTGCTACGGCTCATGCAGGTACTTGGAATCCGGTCACGAATAAGGCGAAAACATCGCTGTAATTACGCATCTTCGGACGGAGGGCGAGTCGCTAAAAACCTACTGAAGCGAGATTTCAAGGCGGATGCTCCTAACCAAAAATGGGTTACCGATGTGACTCAATACCGGGTGGGAGAATCGTGGCTCTATCTTTCTGCGGTGAAAGATTTGTTTAACAATGAAATTGTAGCCTACCACATGAGTCAGAAAAATGACAATCCACTGGTTCTACAGACCTTTGAGAAAGCCTTGAACAAGACAAAAGACGTGACCGGACTGATCGTTCACAGCGACCAGGGATTCCAATACACGTCTCATGCATACCATGACATGCTGCCAAAGGTTGGCGCCCGAATCAGCATGTCCCGCCGAGGAAATTGTTATGACAATGCCTCCATGGAGAGCTTCTTCTCGCATCTCAAAACGGAAGGGCTCTACCCTTATGATATCCGAAATCTGGACGAGGCACAAAGACGAATTGAAGCCTATATTCAATTTTACAACCAGTATCGACCGCAACGAAGACTAAATAAGCTGCCTCCGGTGGAGTACCGGAAGCAGCTTACAGCCTAG
- a CDS encoding carbohydrate ABC transporter permease: MRRKGVNYSKFGYIFTLPFVLAFLIFSLYPILYTAVIGFTNMQGLIPKPVHILDNPFQNFKDLLFDNVSFRKSLINTGLLWIVNFIPQIVLALLLTAWFTNKRLNIKGQGAFKVLLYMPNIITAGTIAVLFSSLFAYPMGPVNSIFEMLGWSDAPIFFLQDKTTARGIVAFIQFWMWYGNTMIILVAGVMGINPALFESAAIDGANGFQTFFRITLPSLRTILLFTLITSMIGGLTMFDIPQLFLAGGPDDSTLTTSMFIYGQAFKGSYMYNRAAAASMIMFVIAAILSGLVFYLMRDRDAGRIKKAEKNYKKSAKAAAVREV, from the coding sequence ATGCGCCGCAAAGGTGTGAACTACTCAAAATTCGGCTATATCTTCACGTTGCCGTTTGTTTTGGCATTTCTGATCTTCTCGTTATATCCCATTTTGTACACCGCAGTCATCGGGTTCACCAATATGCAGGGGCTGATACCCAAACCGGTTCATATTTTGGATAACCCGTTTCAGAATTTCAAAGATCTCCTCTTTGATAACGTCTCATTCCGGAAGTCTCTAATCAACACCGGGTTGCTCTGGATCGTCAATTTCATTCCTCAGATCGTTCTCGCGCTTTTACTCACTGCCTGGTTCACGAACAAGCGCCTCAACATAAAGGGACAAGGTGCGTTCAAGGTTCTGCTCTATATGCCGAATATTATCACAGCAGGTACAATCGCCGTGCTTTTCAGCAGTTTGTTTGCTTATCCGATGGGTCCCGTAAACAGTATTTTTGAGATGCTGGGATGGTCCGACGCTCCGATTTTCTTCCTTCAGGATAAAACAACAGCGCGGGGCATTGTGGCGTTCATCCAGTTCTGGATGTGGTACGGCAACACCATGATCATTCTTGTCGCAGGCGTTATGGGCATAAATCCCGCGCTCTTCGAGTCTGCGGCGATTGACGGCGCCAACGGATTTCAGACCTTTTTCCGTATTACGCTGCCGAGCCTCCGTACCATCTTGCTATTTACGCTGATTACATCGATGATCGGTGGTTTGACTATGTTCGATATTCCGCAGCTGTTTCTTGCAGGCGGACCGGACGACTCCACGCTTACCACGTCCATGTTCATCTATGGGCAAGCGTTCAAGGGAAGCTATATGTACAACCGCGCTGCAGCCGCAAGCATGATCATGTTCGTCATTGCGGCCATATTGTCTGGATTAGTGTTCTATCTAATGCGTGACCGCGACGCGGGGAGAATAAAAAAAGCGGAAAAGAATTATAAAAAATCTGCCAAAGCAGCAGCCGTGAGGGAGGTATAG
- a CDS encoding ABC transporter substrate-binding protein — MKSMKRVLVGISTMLVMTTALTACGGNSNSKSNSSSPSEAPAASASASAAPAKGDGSKVTINLWSFTDEIPNMGKKYLETHPDANVEFKTTVIATTDGAYQPALDQALAAGGKDAPDIFAAEAAFVLKYTQGDASGYAANYADLGLDDQMVKDAGIAQYSVDIGSKDGQLKGLGYQATGGAFIYRRSIAKDVFGSDDPATIKNEVGPGWEKFYEAAAKLKAKGYGIVSGDGDIWHAIENSSEKGWIVDGKLHIDPKREEFLDLSKKLKDNGYHNDTTDWTEAWYADMSGSGAQPVFGFFGPAWLINYTMSGQVKDTSGDWAVTEPPTGFFWGGTWLLANKDVTKDDAKKQAVADFIKWVTLDTSETGLQYYWANGTMKEGEQGTKDSVASSVVMAKSNGEVPLLGGQNMFDVFVPANANASGKNLTQYDETINKLWREQVREYTAGNKDRAKAIETFKQQVKDQLGIDSE, encoded by the coding sequence ATGAAAAGTATGAAACGTGTTTTAGTAGGGATCTCTACTATGCTTGTGATGACAACTGCTCTTACAGCGTGCGGCGGAAACTCGAATTCTAAATCTAACTCATCCAGTCCAAGCGAAGCTCCAGCAGCTTCGGCTAGTGCATCAGCGGCACCAGCCAAGGGAGATGGCTCGAAGGTCACCATCAATCTCTGGAGCTTCACGGACGAGATTCCGAACATGGGCAAAAAGTATCTGGAAACTCATCCTGACGCAAATGTGGAATTTAAAACTACGGTGATTGCAACCACAGATGGCGCGTATCAGCCTGCTCTTGACCAGGCCCTGGCCGCTGGCGGGAAGGATGCTCCGGATATTTTTGCGGCTGAAGCGGCGTTCGTCCTCAAATATACACAAGGCGATGCATCCGGCTATGCTGCTAACTATGCGGACCTGGGCCTTGACGATCAGATGGTTAAGGATGCAGGGATTGCCCAATACTCGGTCGACATCGGCAGCAAAGACGGCCAACTGAAAGGACTCGGCTACCAGGCGACCGGCGGAGCCTTTATCTATCGCCGCTCGATTGCCAAGGATGTTTTTGGATCGGATGATCCGGCCACCATCAAGAATGAAGTTGGACCTGGCTGGGAGAAGTTCTACGAAGCGGCTGCGAAGCTAAAAGCCAAAGGGTATGGCATCGTTTCCGGAGACGGCGATATTTGGCACGCGATTGAGAACAGCTCTGAGAAAGGCTGGATTGTCGACGGCAAGCTGCATATCGATCCGAAGCGTGAAGAGTTCCTTGATCTCTCCAAGAAGCTGAAGGATAACGGTTATCACAACGATACGACGGACTGGACGGAAGCATGGTACGCAGATATGTCCGGCTCCGGGGCCCAACCGGTCTTCGGTTTCTTCGGTCCCGCTTGGCTCATTAACTATACGATGAGCGGACAAGTAAAAGACACGAGTGGCGACTGGGCAGTTACCGAGCCGCCGACAGGCTTCTTCTGGGGAGGCACCTGGCTGCTTGCCAACAAAGACGTTACCAAGGACGATGCCAAGAAACAGGCGGTTGCAGACTTTATCAAGTGGGTGACGCTCGATACCTCCGAAACCGGGCTCCAATATTACTGGGCTAACGGAACGATGAAAGAGGGCGAGCAAGGCACGAAGGACAGTGTGGCATCCTCTGTCGTCATGGCGAAGTCCAACGGCGAAGTTCCGCTGCTCGGCGGACAGAACATGTTCGATGTGTTCGTTCCGGCCAACGCTAACGCTTCAGGCAAGAACTTAACCCAGTACGACGAAACGATTAACAAGCTATGGCGCGAGCAAGTACGCGAATATACTGCGGGCAACAAAGACCGCGCTAAAGCGATTGAAACCTTCAAGCAGCAGGTCAAAGACCAGCTTGGTATCGATAGCGAATAA
- a CDS encoding response regulator transcription factor, protein MFNILVVEDDSKLRQLFCTVLTKNGYRAIPAVNGEDALTVLDKEYIDLIICDIMMPLMDGYELTRTLRDNNNNLPVLMVTARETFADKQQGFLVGIDDYMVKPINVNEMLLRVGALLRRAKIISERRIEWGATVLDYDALTVIQGQESILLPQKEFYLLYKLISYPNKIFTKQQLMDEIWGMDTESDEHTVVVHINRLRERFRESTDFEIVTVRGLGYKAVKLG, encoded by the coding sequence ATGTTTAATATTCTTGTAGTTGAGGATGACAGCAAATTACGGCAGCTCTTCTGTACAGTCCTGACCAAAAATGGATACCGGGCAATCCCGGCAGTTAACGGCGAGGATGCACTCACGGTACTGGATAAGGAATACATCGATTTGATCATCTGCGATATTATGATGCCGCTCATGGATGGCTACGAGCTGACGCGGACACTCAGAGACAATAACAATAATCTTCCGGTTCTTATGGTGACTGCACGGGAGACCTTTGCCGACAAACAACAGGGATTTCTCGTTGGGATCGACGATTATATGGTGAAGCCGATCAATGTGAATGAAATGCTTCTGCGTGTGGGGGCACTGCTGCGGCGTGCCAAAATTATCAGCGAACGCCGGATTGAGTGGGGAGCAACCGTACTGGATTATGACGCTTTAACCGTTATCCAGGGACAGGAGAGCATCCTTCTTCCGCAGAAGGAATTTTATTTACTCTATAAACTAATCTCCTATCCGAATAAAATCTTTACCAAACAGCAGCTGATGGATGAAATATGGGGAATGGATACGGAATCTGACGAGCATACGGTGGTAGTCCATATTAACCGCTTGCGCGAGCGTTTCAGGGAGAGCACTGACTTTGAAATTGTCACCGTAAGAGGACTCGGCTATAAGGCGGTGAAGCTGGGATGA
- a CDS encoding carbohydrate ABC transporter permease, producing the protein MDHNHKNGTVTRKLNKSIIYIVCIFLAVLSILPFWIMFVNATRSTAEIQSGLSLLPSTHMMSNLRVLLDKSFDPIQGFLNSFTISSSATILTVYFSSLAAYGLVTYDWKLRKPFFTFILCVMMIPSQASAIGFYQFMYKIHWTNSFLPLILPAIAAPAVVFFMRQYLLATLSIEIVEAARVDGSGEFKTFNRIILPLMMPAVATQAIFAFVANWNNLFMPLILLTQKEKYTMPVMVSLLRGDIYKTEFGSIYMGLALTALPLFVVYFLLSRYIIAGVALGGVKE; encoded by the coding sequence ATGGACCACAATCATAAAAACGGAACCGTTACCCGAAAGCTAAACAAGTCGATTATCTATATCGTCTGCATCTTTTTGGCGGTGCTGAGTATCCTCCCTTTTTGGATCATGTTTGTAAATGCTACCCGCTCTACAGCGGAAATCCAAAGCGGTCTGTCACTGCTTCCTTCGACCCATATGATGAGCAACCTGCGGGTGCTGCTCGATAAGAGCTTCGACCCTATACAAGGGTTCCTGAATTCGTTTACTATCTCCAGTTCAGCAACCATCTTAACCGTTTACTTCTCGTCCTTGGCGGCCTATGGGCTTGTGACTTATGACTGGAAGCTGCGCAAGCCATTCTTTACCTTTATCTTATGTGTGATGATGATTCCTTCTCAGGCAAGTGCCATCGGATTCTATCAGTTCATGTATAAAATACATTGGACAAACAGCTTTCTTCCCCTGATTCTGCCTGCGATAGCAGCCCCGGCGGTGGTGTTCTTCATGCGCCAATACCTGCTCGCAACGCTGTCGATAGAGATCGTAGAAGCAGCGCGCGTAGACGGGTCCGGCGAATTCAAAACCTTTAACCGGATCATCCTGCCGCTGATGATGCCGGCTGTGGCGACGCAAGCCATCTTTGCCTTTGTGGCCAATTGGAATAACTTGTTTATGCCGCTGATTTTGCTGACACAGAAGGAAAAGTATACCATGCCGGTCATGGTGAGCTTACTGCGCGGCGATATTTATAAGACGGAGTTTGGCTCGATCTATATGGGGCTGGCCTTGACGGCTTTACCGCTGTTTGTGGTGTACTTCCTGTTATCCCGCTACATTATCGCAGGCGTAGCGCTCGGAGGCGTCAAAGAATAA